Proteins encoded together in one Helicobacter pylori window:
- a CDS encoding phosphoribosyltransferase has product MHYSYEAFLKDSLELAKQVERICGIPEALVCVMRGGMTLTHFLSLHWDLREVYGINAISYDTTHRQNALKIENTPTIKDHLKTILVVDEIVDSGNSLEAVLKVLQDKHPDKKFYSASLFQKTSAKYKADAFLKDAPEWIDFFWEVDLKNLKSH; this is encoded by the coding sequence ATGCATTATTCTTATGAAGCCTTTTTAAAAGACAGCCTGGAGTTAGCTAAACAAGTGGAGCGAATTTGTGGTATCCCAGAAGCCCTTGTGTGCGTGATGCGAGGGGGCATGACTTTGACGCATTTTTTGAGTTTGCACTGGGATTTAAGGGAAGTTTATGGCATCAATGCGATTTCTTATGACACCACCCACCGACAAAACGCCCTAAAAATTGAAAATACCCCCACGATTAAAGATCATTTAAAAACCATTTTGGTGGTAGATGAAATCGTAGATAGCGGTAATTCTTTAGAAGCGGTACTTAAAGTGTTGCAAGACAAACACCCTGATAAAAAGTTTTATAGCGCGAGTTTGTTCCAAAAGACAAGCGCGAAATACAAAGCCGACGCGTTTTTAAAAGACGCTCCCGAATGGATTGATTTCTTTTGGGAAGTGGATTTGAAAAACTTAAAAAGCCATTAA
- a CDS encoding ATP-binding protein, with translation MNHLLILYNPYYQQDVIQQHLSVLQEKSQVGFGKIRSKLNNQEKHDSLEEIYKATNEKNFLQLFLTDYANLFAAKVIKVSKEIDESLIPSYYKEKNLEVEDFFVISDLRELAREDFSLLRDQFLANFIAPNNHTYAIYGNNYVYPLPVKLKEERSYFLGDEKHYLSVYKSKEYLTMQENFMRFVFGKRLFYLLHPDSINNIIHAELELLQSENDLLNDFTSIIVKYSKTLEYEIYTFAKQVLLKACKNDPSLYDLAYKVQGKSFTLKDFFTQKPNLGSVKFLLRHEKVQCHLEENLKRFINYPFSKSLSLIQNIRNEAVHTKAPGLNEVEKLRNEILGIEGASLLKGVLTHKETS, from the coding sequence ATGAACCACCTTTTAATCCTTTATAACCCTTACTACCAACAAGATGTCATCCAACAACATTTAAGCGTTTTACAGGAAAAATCCCAAGTGGGCTTTGGTAAAATCCGATCAAAGCTCAACAATCAAGAAAAGCACGACTCCTTAGAAGAGATTTACAAAGCCACTAATGAAAAAAATTTTTTGCAGCTTTTTTTGACCGATTACGCTAATTTATTTGCCGCTAAGGTGATAAAAGTTTCTAAAGAGATTGATGAGAGTTTGATCCCTAGCTACTATAAAGAAAAAAATTTGGAAGTGGAAGACTTTTTTGTTATCAGCGATTTAAGGGAATTAGCCAGGGAAGATTTTAGCCTTTTAAGGGATCAATTTTTAGCCAATTTCATCGCCCCAAACAACCACACTTACGCCATTTATGGGAATAATTACGTCTATCCTTTGCCGGTAAAGTTAAAAGAAGAGCGTTCTTATTTTTTAGGCGATGAAAAGCATTATCTGAGCGTGTATAAAAGCAAAGAATATTTAACCATGCAAGAAAATTTCATGCGTTTTGTTTTTGGCAAAAGGCTTTTTTACCTCTTACACCCTGACAGCATCAATAACATCATTCATGCCGAATTAGAGCTTTTACAAAGCGAAAACGATCTTTTGAATGATTTTACCAGCATCATCGTCAAATACTCCAAAACCTTAGAATACGAAATTTATACTTTTGCTAAACAAGTTCTTTTAAAGGCTTGCAAAAACGATCCCAGCCTTTATGATTTAGCTTATAAAGTCCAAGGAAAATCTTTTACGCTTAAAGATTTTTTCACTCAAAAGCCCAATCTTGGGAGCGTTAAATTTTTACTCAGACACGAAAAAGTCCAATGCCATTTAGAAGAAAACTTAAAAAGATTCATCAATTATCCTTTTTCAAAAAGCCTAAGCCTTATTCAAAACATCCGCAACGAAGCCGTCCACACAAAAGCTCCAGGTTTGAATGAAGTGGAAAAACTCAGGAATGAAATTTTAGGCATAGAAGGCGCAAGCTTACTCAAAGGCGTTTTAACCCACAAGGAAACTTCATAA
- a CDS encoding type II asparaginase: MRMFLKFLILLLCLKGQVMAQNLPTIALLATGGTIAGSGASASSGSYKSGELGIKELLKAIPSLNKIARIQGEQISNIGSQDMNEEIWFKLAKRAQALLDDSRIQGVVITHGTDTLEESAYFLNLVLRSTKPVVLVGAMRNASSLSADGALNLYNALSVAIDEKSANKGVLVVMDDTIFSAREAIKTHTTHTSTFKALNSGAIGSVYYGKVRYYMQPLRKHTIESEFSILELKTPLPKVDIIYTHAGMTPDLFQASLKSHAKGVVIAGVGNGNVSAGFLKAMQEASQMGVVIVRSSRVGSGEVTSGEIDDKAYGFITSDNLNPQKARVLLQLALTKTNNKEKIQEMFEEY, from the coding sequence ATGAGAATGTTTTTGAAATTTTTGATTCTTTTACTTTGTTTGAAAGGGCAAGTCATGGCTCAAAATTTACCCACCATTGCTTTACTGGCGACAGGGGGGACGATTGCAGGGAGTGGTGCGAGCGCGAGTTCGGGTAGTTATAAGAGTGGTGAGTTGGGCATCAAAGAGCTTTTGAAGGCTATCCCTAGTCTCAACAAGATTGCTCGCATTCAAGGGGAACAGATTTCTAACATCGGCTCACAAGACATGAATGAAGAAATATGGTTCAAGCTCGCCAAACGCGCCCAAGCATTGCTAGACGATAGCCGTATTCAAGGCGTGGTCATCACGCATGGCACGGACACTTTAGAAGAGAGCGCGTATTTTTTAAACTTGGTTTTACGCTCCACAAAACCGGTCGTGTTGGTAGGAGCGATGCGTAACGCTTCTTCTTTGAGCGCGGATGGCGCTTTGAATTTGTATAACGCGCTGAGCGTAGCGATCGATGAAAAAAGTGCGAATAAGGGCGTGTTGGTGGTGATGGACGATACTATTTTTAGCGCTAGAGAAGCGATTAAAACGCACACCACCCACACTTCCACCTTTAAAGCCTTAAATAGTGGCGCGATAGGGAGCGTGTATTATGGTAAAGTGCGCTATTACATGCAACCTTTAAGAAAACACACGATAGAGAGCGAATTTTCTATTTTAGAGCTAAAAACCCCCTTGCCTAAAGTGGATATTATTTACACGCATGCTGGCATGACCCCCGATTTATTCCAAGCGAGCCTGAAATCGCATGCAAAAGGCGTTGTGATAGCCGGGGTGGGTAATGGGAATGTGAGCGCTGGGTTTTTAAAAGCGATGCAAGAAGCGAGCCAAATGGGGGTGGTTATCGTTCGTTCTAGCAGGGTAGGCAGTGGTGAGGTTACTTCAGGCGAGATTGATGACAAGGCTTATGGCTTTATCACAAGCGATAATTTAAACCCTCAAAAAGCTAGGGTGCTTTTACAACTCGCTTTAACCAAAACAAATAATAAAGAAAAAATCCAAGAAATGTTTGAAGAGTATTAA
- a CDS encoding D-alanine--D-alanine ligase, giving the protein MEFCVLFGGASFEHEISIVSAIALKGVLKDRIKHFIFLDENHHFYLIEESNMHSKYFAQIKEKKLPPLILTHNGLLKNSFLGAKIIELPLVINLVHGGDGEDGKLASLLEFYRIAFIGPRIEASVLSYNKYLTKLYAKDLGVKTLDYVLLNEKNRANALDLIGFNFPFIVKPSNAGSSLGVSVVKEEKELIYALDSAFEYSKEVLIEPFIQGVKEYNLAGCKIKKDFCFSYIEEPNKQEFLDFKQKYLDFSRNKAPKANLSNALEEQLKENFKKLYNDLFSGAIIRCDFFVIENEVYLNEINPIPGSLAHYLFDDFKTTLENLAQSLPKTPKIQVKNSYLLQIQKNK; this is encoded by the coding sequence GTGGAGTTTTGCGTTTTATTTGGTGGGGCGAGTTTTGAGCATGAAATCAGTATTGTGAGCGCGATCGCGCTTAAAGGAGTGTTAAAAGACAGGATTAAACATTTTATTTTTTTAGATGAAAACCATCATTTTTATTTGATTGAAGAATCCAACATGCATTCAAAATACTTCGCTCAAATCAAAGAAAAAAAATTACCCCCTCTAATCCTCACACACAATGGCTTGCTTAAAAACTCGTTTTTAGGCGCTAAGATAATAGAATTGCCTTTAGTGATCAATCTTGTGCATGGGGGCGATGGCGAAGACGGGAAATTAGCGAGCTTGTTGGAATTTTATCGTATCGCTTTCATAGGCCCCAGGATTGAAGCGAGCGTGCTGAGTTACAACAAATATTTAACCAAACTTTACGCCAAAGATTTAGGGGTAAAGACTTTAGATTATGTTCTTTTGAATGAAAAAAACCGCGCTAACGCCCTGGATTTGATTGGGTTTAATTTCCCTTTCATTGTCAAGCCCAGTAACGCCGGAAGCTCTTTAGGGGTGAGCGTTGTGAAAGAAGAAAAAGAATTGATTTACGCTTTAGACAGCGCGTTTGAATATTCTAAAGAAGTCTTAATAGAGCCTTTCATTCAGGGAGTGAAAGAATACAATTTAGCCGGTTGCAAGATCAAAAAGGATTTTTGTTTTTCTTATATTGAAGAGCCTAACAAACAGGAATTTTTAGATTTCAAACAAAAATATTTGGATTTTTCACGCAATAAAGCCCCTAAAGCGAATCTTTCTAACGCCCTAGAAGAACAATTAAAAGAAAATTTTAAAAAACTCTATAATGATTTGTTTAGTGGCGCGATCATCCGTTGCGATTTTTTTGTCATAGAAAATGAAGTGTATCTTAATGAGATCAACCCCATTCCTGGCAGTTTGGCCCATTATTTGTTTGATGATTTTAAAACAACGCTAGAAAATTTAGCGCAATCGTTACCCAAAACCCCTAAAATCCAAGTTAAAAACTCTTATTTGTTGCAAATCCAAAAGAATAAATGA
- a CDS encoding tRNA-dihydrouridine synthase: MDFKNKKWLFLAPLAGYTDLPFRSVVKKFGVDVTTSEMVSSHSLVYAFDKTSKMLEKSHLEDHFMAQISGSKEGVVKEAVEKINALEHVSGIDFNCGCPAPKVANHGNGSGLLKDLNHLVKLLKIIRENTNKKITSVKVRLGFEKKIPKEIAHALNDAPVDYVVVHGRTRSDKYQKDKIDYESIALMKKILKKPVIANGEIDSVKKAFEVLQITQADGLMIGRAALRAPWIFWQIRNNTTELPAVVKKDLVLEHFDKMVEFYGDRGVVMFRKNLHAYAKGEMQASAFRNCVNTLTEIKSMRESIEGFFNQEALQSEVPLWVELNQKSV; encoded by the coding sequence ATGGACTTTAAGAATAAAAAATGGCTTTTTCTAGCCCCTTTGGCAGGCTATACGGATTTGCCTTTTAGGAGCGTGGTGAAAAAATTTGGCGTGGATGTTACCACAAGCGAAATGGTGAGCTCGCATTCGTTAGTGTATGCGTTTGATAAAACTTCTAAAATGTTGGAAAAATCCCATTTAGAAGATCATTTCATGGCACAAATTTCAGGCTCTAAAGAGGGCGTAGTCAAAGAAGCGGTGGAGAAAATCAACGCTTTAGAGCATGTGAGTGGGATTGATTTTAATTGCGGTTGTCCTGCCCCTAAAGTGGCTAATCATGGTAACGGGAGCGGGCTATTGAAGGATTTAAACCACTTGGTGAAGCTTTTAAAAATCATCAGAGAAAACACGAATAAAAAGATCACAAGCGTGAAAGTGCGTTTAGGCTTTGAAAAGAAAATCCCCAAAGAAATCGCTCATGCCTTAAATGACGCGCCGGTGGATTATGTGGTGGTGCATGGGAGGACACGAAGCGACAAATATCAAAAAGACAAAATAGATTATGAAAGCATCGCTTTAATGAAAAAGATTTTAAAAAAGCCTGTGATAGCCAATGGCGAAATTGACAGCGTGAAAAAAGCCTTTGAAGTCTTGCAAATCACGCAAGCTGATGGGCTAATGATAGGGCGAGCAGCCTTAAGAGCCCCATGGATATTTTGGCAAATCAGAAACAACACCACCGAATTACCCGCAGTCGTGAAAAAAGACCTGGTTTTAGAACATTTTGATAAAATGGTGGAGTTTTATGGGGATAGGGGGGTAGTGATGTTTAGGAAGAACTTGCATGCTTACGCTAAGGGCGAGATGCAAGCGAGCGCGTTTCGTAATTGCGTCAATACCCTTACAGAAATAAAGAGCATGCGAGAGAGCATAGAGGGATTTTTTAATCAAGAAGCGTTACAAAGTGAAGTGCCATTATGGGTAGAATTGAATCAAAAAAGCGTTTGA
- a CDS encoding outer membrane protein produces the protein MKKRFLLSLSLSLVASSLHAEDNGFFVGVGYQIGEAVQMVKNTGELKNLNDKYEQLSQYLNQVASLKQSIQNANNIELVNSSLNDLKSFTNNNYNSTTQSPIFNAVQAVITSVLGFWSLYAGNYFTFFVVNKDTKQPASVQGNPPFKTITKNCTGIENCAMDQTTYDKMKKLAENLQAAQQNATTKANNLCALSGCVTTGSSSSSPNSTVSNALNLAQQLMDLIANTRTAMMWKNIVISGVSNASGAINSTDYPTQYAVFNNIKAMIPILQQAVTLSQSNHTLSASLQAQATGSQTNPEFAKDIYNLAQNQKQVISYAQDIFNLFSSIPKEQYRYLEKAYLKIPNAGQTPTNPYRQEVNLNQEIQTIKNNVSYYGNRIDSALSVARDVYNLKSNQANIVTAYSNANNLSQEISKLPYNQVNTKDIVTLPYDKNAPAAGQYNYQINPEQQSNLNQALAAMSNNPFKKVGMISSQNNNGALNGLGVQVGYKQFFGESKRWGLRYYGFFDYNHGYIKSSFFNSSSDVWTYGGGSDLLVNFINDSITRKNNKLSVGLFGGIQLAGTTWLNSQYMNLTAFNNPYSAKVNTSNFQFLFNLGLRTNLATAKKKDSEHSAQHGIELGIKIPTINTNYYSFLGTKLEYRRLYSVYLNYVFAY, from the coding sequence ATGAAAAAACGATTTTTACTCTCTCTCTCTCTCTCGCTTGTGGCATCATCGCTCCACGCTGAAGACAACGGCTTTTTTGTGGGCGTGGGCTATCAAATCGGCGAAGCGGTGCAAATGGTCAAAAACACCGGCGAATTGAAAAATTTGAACGACAAATACGAACAATTGAGTCAGTATTTAAATCAAGTGGCTTCGTTGAAGCAAAGCATTCAAAACGCCAACAACATTGAGCTGGTCAATAGCTCTTTAAACGATTTGAAAAGCTTTACCAACAACAACTATAACAGCACCACCCAATCGCCCATCTTTAACGCCGTGCAAGCCGTTATCACTTCGGTATTGGGTTTTTGGAGTCTTTATGCGGGGAACTACTTCACTTTTTTTGTGGTCAATAAGGATACTAAACAACCCGCTAGCGTTCAGGGTAACCCTCCTTTTAAAACGATTACCAAAAACTGCACAGGAATTGAAAACTGCGCTATGGATCAAACCACTTACGACAAGATGAAAAAACTCGCTGAAAATCTCCAAGCGGCCCAACAAAACGCTACCACTAAAGCGAACAATCTTTGCGCTTTATCCGGATGCGTCACAACAGGCTCATCATCAAGCTCGCCAAACTCAACCGTAAGCAACGCTCTTAACTTGGCGCAACAGCTTATGGATCTAATCGCAAACACTAGGACTGCTATGATGTGGAAAAATATCGTCATCAGTGGTGTTTCAAACGCGTCCGGTGCTATCAATTCCACTGATTACCCAACGCAATATGCGGTGTTTAACAACATCAAGGCGATGATACCTATCTTGCAACAAGCGGTTACGCTTTCTCAAAGTAACCACACCCTATCTGCTAGTTTGCAAGCTCAAGCTACAGGATCTCAAACAAACCCTGAATTCGCTAAAGACATCTACAATCTCGCTCAAAACCAAAAGCAAGTCATCTCTTACGCTCAAGATATTTTCAATCTCTTTAGTTCTATCCCTAAAGAACAGTATCGTTATTTAGAGAAAGCCTATTTGAAAATACCCAATGCAGGTCAAACTCCTACTAACCCTTACAGACAGGAGGTGAATTTGAACCAAGAGATTCAAACGATTAAAAACAATGTGAGTTATTATGGCAATCGGATTGATTCAGCTTTAAGCGTGGCTAGAGATGTTTATAACCTAAAATCCAATCAAGCAAACATTGTAACCGCCTATAGCAACGCTAATAATCTAAGCCAAGAGATTTCTAAACTCCCCTATAACCAAGTCAATACAAAAGACATTGTTACGCTACCTTACGATAAAAACGCCCCAGCAGCGGGCCAATACAACTACCAAATCAACCCAGAGCAGCAATCCAATCTTAACCAAGCTTTAGCGGCGATGAGCAATAACCCCTTTAAAAAAGTGGGCATGATCAGCTCTCAAAACAATAACGGCGCTTTGAACGGGCTTGGCGTTCAAGTGGGCTATAAACAATTCTTTGGCGAAAGCAAAAGATGGGGGTTAAGGTATTACGGTTTCTTTGATTACAACCACGGCTACATCAAATCCAGCTTTTTTAACTCGTCTTCTGACGTATGGACTTATGGCGGTGGGAGCGATTTGTTAGTGAATTTTATCAACGATAGCATCACAAGAAAGAACAACAAGCTTTCTGTGGGTCTTTTTGGTGGTATCCAACTAGCAGGGACTACATGGCTTAATTCTCAATACATGAATTTAACAGCGTTCAATAACCCTTACAGCGCGAAAGTCAATACTTCTAATTTCCAATTCTTGTTCAATTTGGGTTTGAGAACCAATCTCGCTACAGCTAAGAAAAAAGACAGCGAACATTCCGCGCAACATGGCATTGAACTAGGCATTAAAATCCCCACCATTAACACCAACTACTATTCTTTTCTAGGCACTAAGCTAGAATACCGAAGGCTTTATAGCGTGTATCTCAATTATGTGTTTGCTTATTAA
- a CDS encoding labile enterotoxin output A — MNETLEQFKRNQKRNQEILQKLLDFVHTREKYGIKVEESLKDKIRNAMKDVSGQKLKVALVGGFSCGKTSIAAAWIDRLDESMKIDHKESSDAVKFYDIDNEMELVDTPGLFGFKEKITDSGKIERYKDITKKYISEAHLILYALNPSNPIKESHKDDLNWFFRTLNLLSRTIFVISRFDEEADIEDEEDCNKRFKIKKENIQSRLDDLISLSEEEKESLIIVAVAANPFDLGVEHWLKYQEEFQKLSHIKALQDATQKKIKENGGKLTIIEEAKKSVIQDVVHRQMPPAKQALQDINREMEYLNKTLEKRRKDIQDLNKEISQARIHLREFIIRYFSDLILQLSGTSLETFNDFIIREIGDEYINMETRVKNEFEKQTQGIVNEITKIETGFNADMSFFEKHAGALGKIGIDLLKQSGFINATNIKLARDGIAAVGKFVGVDLAFKFKPWGAVNLAGSINKGLPLIGLAFEVWDSWKESQKIEKLKKAKGEMESNFDGQKQEILNLINDETRFKQTCFPMALELEKCIQECEENVKKTQECAQGLEKWIQTGEDFIKGEDFIEVEPKRGMN, encoded by the coding sequence ATGAATGAAACGCTAGAACAATTTAAAAGAAACCAAAAGAGGAATCAAGAAATTCTTCAAAAATTACTTGATTTTGTCCATACTAGGGAAAAATACGGCATTAAGGTTGAAGAGTCTCTCAAAGACAAGATCCGTAATGCGATGAAAGATGTTTCTGGTCAAAAACTGAAAGTGGCTTTAGTGGGAGGTTTTTCTTGTGGGAAAACATCCATAGCGGCAGCGTGGATCGATCGCTTGGATGAGAGCATGAAGATAGACCACAAAGAATCCAGCGATGCAGTTAAATTCTATGATATAGATAATGAAATGGAGCTGGTTGACACCCCGGGACTATTTGGGTTTAAAGAAAAAATAACTGATAGCGGCAAAATAGAACGCTATAAAGATATTACCAAAAAATATATCAGCGAAGCCCATCTCATTTTATACGCGCTCAACCCGTCAAACCCCATCAAAGAAAGCCATAAGGACGATTTGAACTGGTTTTTTAGGACGCTCAATCTTTTATCCAGGACGATATTTGTCATCAGCCGTTTTGATGAAGAAGCGGATATTGAAGATGAAGAAGATTGCAACAAAAGATTTAAGATCAAAAAAGAAAACATCCAAAGCCGACTGGATGATCTCATTTCTTTAAGCGAAGAAGAAAAAGAAAGTTTGATTATTGTCGCTGTTGCGGCAAACCCTTTTGATTTGGGGGTGGAACACTGGCTAAAGTATCAAGAAGAGTTTCAAAAGCTCTCACACATCAAAGCCTTGCAAGACGCGACACAAAAAAAGATTAAAGAAAATGGCGGGAAATTAACCATTATAGAAGAAGCCAAAAAAAGCGTCATTCAAGATGTGGTCCATAGGCAAATGCCGCCCGCAAAACAAGCGTTGCAAGATATTAATAGAGAAATGGAATATTTGAATAAAACGCTTGAAAAAAGGCGAAAGGACATTCAAGATTTAAATAAAGAAATTTCTCAAGCCCGCATTCATTTAAGAGAATTTATAATAAGGTATTTTAGCGATCTCATCCTTCAACTTTCTGGCACCAGCCTAGAAACCTTTAACGATTTTATTATTAGAGAAATAGGCGATGAATATATCAATATGGAAACAAGAGTCAAAAATGAATTTGAAAAACAAACGCAAGGGATTGTAAATGAAATTACTAAAATTGAAACTGGTTTTAACGCCGATATGAGTTTTTTTGAAAAGCATGCCGGAGCATTGGGGAAAATTGGAATCGATCTTTTAAAACAAAGCGGTTTTATCAATGCAACTAACATCAAACTGGCTAGAGATGGGATAGCGGCTGTGGGAAAATTTGTGGGCGTAGATTTGGCTTTTAAATTCAAACCTTGGGGCGCTGTAAACTTGGCAGGCAGCATAAACAAAGGTTTACCGCTTATCGGTCTTGCTTTTGAAGTGTGGGATTCTTGGAAAGAAAGCCAAAAAATAGAAAAACTTAAAAAAGCTAAAGGAGAAATGGAATCTAATTTTGACGGACAAAAACAAGAAATCTTGAATCTCATCAACGATGAAACCAGATTCAAACAAACATGTTTCCCAATGGCGTTGGAACTAGAAAAATGCATTCAAGAATGCGAAGAAAATGTTAAAAAAACGCAAGAGTGCGCTCAAGGACTGGAAAAGTGGATTCAAACCGGCGAAGATTTCATCAAGGGCGAAGATTTCATAGAAGTTGAGCCTAAAAGAGGAATGAACTGA
- the tilS gene encoding tRNA lysidine(34) synthetase TilS, translated as MRDFKPYLEPLREGKNLLGFSGGLDSTCLFFLLVGENIVFDIALVDYNTQKQRLEIIQHAQTLAKTHHKKCYIHHAPKIARNFEMQARKVRYDFFETLIKEHSYKHLILAHHLNDRLEWFLMQLSKGAGLNTLLSFQAYEKRGFYAIVRPLLYTPKDTLKTLAKDWEFFEDDSNSSLKFKRNFFRKHYANALMQHYSKGIIQSFKFLDQEKEWLYPLMPVSQRHGITFFKRSQNALFMVDKILKQKGYVLSFSQKEEIKRHFFSLEIAQKFIIESDKEHAFIALKPPKTLSMPKDFKDRARRLNIPKRLRPVLYAEFLKQPTHDFLTRFKQSLMDL; from the coding sequence GTGCGAGATTTTAAACCCTATTTAGAGCCTTTAAGAGAGGGGAAAAATTTATTGGGTTTTTCGGGTGGGTTGGATTCCACTTGCTTGTTTTTTCTTTTAGTTGGAGAAAATATCGTTTTTGACATCGCTTTAGTGGATTATAACACGCAAAAACAACGCCTTGAAATCATCCAACATGCTCAAACACTCGCAAAAACACACCATAAAAAATGCTACATCCATCACGCCCCAAAAATCGCACGCAATTTTGAAATGCAAGCGAGAAAAGTTCGTTATGATTTTTTTGAAACCCTAATCAAAGAGCATTCTTACAAGCATTTGATTTTAGCGCACCATTTGAATGACAGGCTGGAATGGTTTTTGATGCAACTAAGCAAAGGAGCCGGATTAAACACGCTTTTAAGCTTTCAAGCTTATGAAAAAAGAGGGTTTTATGCGATTGTTCGCCCCTTACTCTACACCCCTAAAGACACCCTTAAAACGCTCGCTAAAGATTGGGAATTTTTTGAAGATGATTCTAATTCTTCTTTAAAATTCAAACGCAATTTTTTCAGGAAACATTACGCTAACGCCTTGATGCAACATTATTCTAAGGGCATTATCCAAAGTTTTAAATTTTTGGATCAAGAAAAAGAGTGGCTTTATCCTTTGATGCCTGTTTCACAAAGGCATGGGATCACTTTTTTTAAGCGTTCGCAAAACGCGCTGTTTATGGTGGATAAAATCTTAAAGCAAAAGGGGTATGTGTTGAGCTTTTCTCAAAAAGAAGAAATCAAACGCCATTTTTTTAGCTTAGAAATCGCTCAAAAATTCATCATTGAAAGCGACAAAGAGCATGCGTTCATCGCCCTTAAACCCCCAAAAACTTTAAGCATGCCAAAGGATTTTAAAGACAGGGCTAGGCGGTTGAATATCCCTAAACGCTTACGGCCTGTTTTATACGCAGAGTTTTTAAAACAACCAACGCATGATTTTTTAACCCGTTTTAAACAGAGTTTAATGGATCTATAA
- a CDS encoding outer membrane beta-barrel protein: MGRIESKKRLKAFIFLTSLGVLWGNAAEKTPFFKTKNHIYLGFRLGTGANTRTSMWQQAYKDNPTCPSSVCYGEKLEAHYKGGKNLSYTGQIGDEIAFDKYHILGLRVWGDIEYAKAQLGQKVGGNTLLSQANYNPSAIKTYDPISNAQSSLNLQKTPSPQNFLFDNGHFIAFGLNVNVFVNLPIDTLLKLALKTEKMLFFKIGVFGGGGVEYAVLWSPSYQNQNTQQDDKFFAAGGGFFVNFGGSLYIGKHNRFNVGLKIPYYSLSAQSWKNFGFSNVWQQQTIRQNFSVFRNKEVFVSYAFLF; the protein is encoded by the coding sequence ATGGGTAGAATTGAATCAAAAAAGCGTTTGAAAGCGTTCATTTTTTTAACCAGTTTGGGGGTTTTGTGGGGCAATGCCGCTGAAAAAACGCCTTTTTTTAAAACGAAAAACCACATTTATTTGGGTTTTAGGCTAGGCACAGGGGCTAATACGCGCACAAGCATGTGGCAACAAGCCTATAAAGACAACCCCACTTGCCCTAGCAGCGTGTGTTATGGCGAGAAACTAGAAGCCCATTATAAGGGGGGTAAAAACCTGTCTTATACCGGGCAAATAGGCGATGAAATAGCTTTTGATAAATACCATATTTTAGGCTTAAGGGTGTGGGGGGATATAGAATACGCTAAAGCACAATTGGGTCAAAAAGTGGGGGGTAACACCCTTTTATCCCAAGCGAATTACAACCCAAGCGCGATTAAAACCTACGATCCTATTTCAAACGCTCAAAGTTCTTTGAATTTGCAAAAAACCCCAAGCCCTCAAAACTTCCTTTTTGATAACGGGCATTTCATAGCGTTTGGTTTGAACGTGAACGTGTTTGTCAATCTCCCTATAGACACCCTTTTAAAACTCGCTTTAAAAACGGAAAAAATGCTGTTTTTTAAAATAGGCGTGTTTGGTGGGGGTGGGGTGGAATACGCTGTGCTATGGAGTCCTAGTTATCAAAACCAAAACACGCAACAAGATGATAAATTTTTTGCAGCGGGTGGGGGGTTTTTTGTGAATTTTGGAGGCTCTTTGTATATAGGCAAACACAACCGCTTCAATGTGGGGCTAAAAATCCCTTATTACAGCTTGAGCGCGCAAAGTTGGAAAAACTTCGGCTTTAGCAATGTGTGGCAGCAACAAACGATCCGACAAAACTTCAGCGTTTTTAGGAATAAAGAAGTTTTTGTCAGTTATGCGTTCTTGTTTTAG
- a CDS encoding phosphatidylglycerophosphatase A, producing the protein MDKFSLRTCFLTLFFSGYSKKAPGTIGSLVALLLGLPILFFSANTLFLGAIFVGLIAIAQIDKEEEETKRHDSSYIVIDELVGMWLAMAISGLSLAGVVLSFIFFRIYDMTKPSLIGKIDKEVKGGLGVVADDALAGVLAGLSALLVIHILGFFNIKF; encoded by the coding sequence TTGGATAAATTTAGTCTTCGCACGTGTTTTTTAACCCTTTTTTTTAGCGGGTATTCTAAAAAAGCTCCAGGAACGATAGGGAGTTTAGTGGCGTTGTTATTAGGCTTACCTATTTTATTTTTTTCGGCTAACACTTTGTTTTTAGGGGCGATTTTTGTTGGGCTTATCGCTATCGCTCAAATAGACAAGGAAGAAGAAGAGACTAAGAGGCATGACAGCTCTTACATTGTGATAGACGAATTAGTGGGCATGTGGTTGGCGATGGCGATTAGCGGGTTATCGTTAGCGGGCGTGGTTTTGAGTTTTATCTTTTTTAGGATCTATGATATGACTAAGCCCTCACTCATTGGCAAAATAGACAAAGAAGTTAAAGGGGGCTTAGGGGTTGTGGCTGATGACGCTTTAGCGGGTGTTTTAGCCGGATTGAGCGCGTTATTAGTCATCCATATTTTGGGATTTTTCAATATTAAATTTTAA